The DNA sequence TGGAGTAGAGAAATCTTGTCCCTTCAGGCAACTCTGGTGCCATTCACAATGCTCACAGTAATCATTGAGTTACATTGTTTCTGTTACATTTGagctgtttttgtgtgtgtgtgtgggggggggttggttgtttttttggggtttttttgtttgttttttgttttgatgggatgggtttgaactcatgatttccgcactcacaaagcaggagctctgccatttgagcccaCCCCTAATCCATTTTGCTTGGGCTAGTTTTTGGAAACAAGGTCTCACGATTTGCCAGGgtagccttgaaccaagatcctactgatcttagccttccaagcagctatgattacaggcaggACCCACAGGTGCCAGGCCCTGCAGGCCATTTATTAATGGCCTGGTGGAGAGTGAGAAATGGGGTGAGGCTGTCTTCAGCGGAGGGGCATCTGATCCTATTGCACTGCCTCTTCCTGGGAAGTCTGGCTTCCAGAATTAAAAGATTCAAACAGTCCTCAGAACTTCAGGGgtcagggagaaagaaaaggctgttCCCTCTCACATCACCTCCAGCCAGTTATTTACCTTGGGAGAAGAAATGgataggggagggaggaggaaagagggaggagaccAGAGTGAGCCATCTCTGAAGAATGTGCCTTTGGCAGAACATCCAGTACTGCCCTGGCCCCTCCCTCACCCTGCCCCAAGTCCTCTAGAGCTAGGCCAAGCTTCTCCTCTAATCCTTTCCGCTGAGCACAGGAGAGGGGGGTCAGAAATCACTCCCCTTTCCCCGCCCATGAAAAGCAGTAAACCAGGGGCTTAACGGGGAAACGGGTAACAGCAGAAAAGATGGGGGAGGCAAGAGTGCAAAGAAAAAGACCAAGAAATGACCCCAAAAGCCAGCTGCCATTCAGCTATACCCTGGATTGGAAAGGGTACTACTAGCTTCCGAGACACTTGACAGAGTCTCCCCCAGAAACCCACCACAAGTCATGTGGTTTCCCTCAATTTGAGACCAAAGCTCCCAAATATACACCTAAATTAGGAGACATGGTGACCTCTAGTGGCCAATGACAAAACTGCAGGACTGGGGTTGACTAGGCTCCTCTTCCTCTGACCCAGGTTCTTGATCTCAGATGCTTTGGGTCTGTGCCATAACCCTTCCCCACCCACACTCTTTCGTGGGACACTAAGTGCTGTACCCCTCCCACCCCACAGGCTAACCTTCTTAGGTGGTTCCAATTGTTGGGTTCCCATTAAGGATCACGAAGAGCATGTTTCTCATTTGTCACAATcatctttaataaaaaataaattagttctgGGGTGGGAACCACTTTAGGAGGTGTGACGTGGGGGCAGGGGCAAGGGTGTCTTATGCCCACATTTCTCTTCTGTACCCTCTACCCGGATGGTCCCTGCTTTGGGGAGGCAGTACTTCTTTCAAGGGTAAGGTAATTCCTAGCTATAGGGAGAGAGGGATCGAGAGACTAGGTAAGGGTAGACAAAGATCAGCGACAAAGGTGGCTTAGAAGATGTGAGACCTGATGGCACAAAGCTGGAATTGATGAGGAGACCATACTCTAAGTAGCTCAGGTTAGTATAGAACTGCAACCTTGCTCTCCTCTCAGCTTGGAAAAGCCTCAGATAAACAAGTACAGCCCCCTCCCCGGTCCTTCTGTCTGCAGAACTGCTTTCTGGGAAGTGATACACATATATGAgggcacacaccacacacagtgTATGTGTATGCACACTATCACACCACAATACAGACAACCACACGTCTTGACATGTCGTCACTGTCAGTCAGTCACCTTGCCACCCTCAGTCACCCTGGAGGACATCCCTGGTGAGACTGGGACAGGCTGGAGAGCCAGGATACAGAGCGGGCTGATAGATGGGTGACCAATGCTGGCATGAGAAAACCAGGAGAGGGTCTCCTTGACCCAGCTCAAGCAGGCTCCTCTGGGGACGGCTTCAGGACATGGGCGCAAGAACGGCAGCAGGTGGCTGTGTAGTACGGATAGACGCAGAGCCGGGCCTGCACCACCAGGGGGCAATGTGGAGAGCTGTCCTTGCATTGATCATCTGGGGACAGAGGAAGCCAGTGGGTACAAGACAATGGCTAACATTCATCCCTTGGCAGGTGTGTTGCCTGCTCCCACTGGTCCATTCTCGCCTCCACGCACACAGTTAACTCCATGCTATTGGGTTTTGGGGAGAGGGGTACTTTACCAGGGCGCTGGCCGCAGGGTTGGCTATTACAAGGTCGTTTCCTGGCAGGTCTTAGGTGAGGAGGACATCGGGCGCTGAGAGTCTGGTTGGCACTCAGGCACTGGACCTCCCTGGTCTGCGTGCCTCCCTGGCAGGAGTGGGAACACTGGGGAAACATGGATGTCATGACTATCATGTCAGATCTTTGTGGTGCCCAGATGACCACCTCCCTCTCTGAGAGGTGGGACATTACCCAGGGGCATTATGAAACCCAGATGGAGAGAGCCCACCTGTCCTCCAAGTCTACAGGAAGTGGGGCAAGATGGAACCTCTGCTGGACTTGTCCTGGGGCTCAGAAAGGCTTGGAGGGGTATAGTGAGAAAAGCCCCCCGTCACTGCAGGCCCAGGCTGAGCAGGGCAGAGGACAGGGCAGGGGAGCCGGGCACTCACCGGACTCCAGGGCGTGGAAAACCACCGGTCCTGGCAGGCCTGGCCCTGACATGGTTGCAGGGCAGGGGGCCTGGGCAGGTGGGAACAGTTGCTAGGAGAAGTGACATTGAACTCGGCCCCCAGTTTGGACACGCAGATGACATCTCTACGCTGCGTACCCCAGCCACATTCTGAGGAGCACTGGGtaggagaagggggagagaggtCACTTCCAATGACCGACGCTGAATCCCCCTAGGACTCACTCCTCCTTGTCCCCCTTCCAGGCCCTCAGCTCACCTCACCCCAGGGCCCCGTGTACCAGCGCCATGTCCTCTCGCAGGGACCCAGGCTGCAGGCTCGCATGTCAGGGGGGCGGCTTCCTGGAGGACAGCTCTGCTCACTGGTTCCTGCTCCTGCTTCCCCCTGGCCCTCCCTGAGGCTTTCCCCACTCCCGAGGCAGACCACAGAACGACGCTGGATGCCTGTCCCACACTCGGCTGAGCACTGTTGAGAAGTACAGTGGCTTGGGTGAAGGGAGGCTGTTGGTGACTGGGACAGGGGACGGGGATGGGGAAGCTGGATGTGTCCTGGGTCCTGATACTGGCAGTTCAAGAATGCCCTAGGGGTACCAGCCGGGGAGGGGAAACATGGCTGATGTCGAACTTACGTAGCCGAATGTAAGCTTTCCTCACTTTATCTCTGAGTTCCCCGTGCGAAGCTCATAGTAAGTAACTCAATAAACGTTCATTGAGCTGTGTTGGAAAGGCTGTGACAGGGTGGCCTGGGTGTGCTCCCAGGGATACTAGATTTGACTAAGGGGGTGTGAGGCCCACCTTGGAGCTCCAGTCGCTGTGGAACCAGGCTGTGGTACAGGGCCCCATGTCACAGGCCTCTCTgctggggggctggggggggccGGAAGCACACTCCTGCTTGCTCACTTCATCACCGCTGTTTCCAACACAGCGGACCTGCCGGCTCCTCTGGCCTCGACCGCACCGCACAGAGCACTGAATGGGAGGGGAAATCTGAGGAGCTAGACTTTGTCCACCCTCCTGATCTATCAACCTTTGATCCAACCTCAGCAGTTACACGGTTTCATGGGTTGAGGAGGAAGCTGAGTTTGGGACTCTGGACCCCTCATTTAGTCTCTTTTttcaactggggtttgaagtcaggactgcacacttgcaaagcaggtgctctatcacttgagccacaccttcagcccattagcctatggttattttggagacagagtcttgtgaactgtttgcctgggactggcctcgaaccacaatcctcccaatctcagcctcccaagtaggattacaggtgtgagccacaggcacccagtctGGTTCAGTCTCTTATCTGACACATATTGGGGTTCCATATAAGAGCTTGTTTGTAAAACAGTTTCTGCTAATGAAGAAGGTGGATCAACCACTGCTCTAGTTCTTTGGTGTCCACTCCTCAAGCGTCCTCCTTGCCCAGGTGCCACTCACCTGGCTCCAGGGAGAGGTGACCTCCCAATGGCCACAGAGGCGCAACTGGCAAAGCTGGGTGACGTTGGGCCGGGGGAGATGTCCACAGCGCTCAGGAGGCACGGATGAGCCACCCCCTCCAAACTCCTGCCGACAGTGCAGCTGGCGGTGCTGGGTGCCGGGGCCACAGGAGCGGCTGCAGGATGTCCACTCACCTGCGTCCCAGCTGTGGGCAGGGCCAGGAAGAGGGATGAGACGGGGCTGCCACATGGGAGAATGGGGAAGTTCACTGGGCTGGGGGCCCCCAGAGGACAGTGCTGTGTTTAGCATTTGGAGTCTGGGCTGTCGGGGAGCGGGCTGCTGTCTATGGGATGTCAACCTTTCCAATCTAATATTGTCTCCCTGTGTTACCAAATGCAGAGTCCAGCTAAGATCCTGTGCGCAGGGAGCAAGTCCAGGGGCAATTTTGTGTTCCATAACTCCCCTTTGTGGGCCATACTCACTATGGGGGGCACGGAGGGCCGTGGCAGGGTTCAGGGGAGGCTGGGGGTCTGGCACCCACAGCACAGCTGTGTTCGTCCAGTTCCTCTCCTGACTCACGGGAAACGCAGAGGAACACAGGGCGCCAAACACCTGAAAGGGATGACAGGGCCACCGGGGAAGGTGGGATGGCTCAGAGCCATTTTAGTGGAATTCCAGATATAGAGTCAAGGTGTGACCCCAGGATCCAGGATCCTCGGGAGAGTCAGGCTGGAGATGTCAGCTGAGGGTGCCACGAGCACAGGCAAGAGGTCTCACCTTTCCCACAGGACGCTGAGCACTCGGAGTGCCCCACTTGTTTCCAGTATCCAGCTGGAGACTCTGGGGCTGTCCTGATAGGGGATGGGGCAGGCATCTGGGGAATCCGCACCTGACGTTGGAGGGTGCCTGGGGTCCGGGCTGGGCGGGGCACTGGAGGCGGTGGAGGCTCCCCCCTCAGCATCTCTGCGGGTATGGAGACGGTCAGATGGTCAGATGCCACCTCAACACCTTGCAGctgccctctccctcccactctttCCAGGTCTACGTACCAGGCTGAAGTTGGGAGACAGGGGGAACTGTAGTGAGGACCAGAGGAGGTGAAGAGATGACATACTGATAAGAAACACCTGGGTTGTCCTCCTGAAAGATCATCTGGGGAGGAGATAAGGGAATGAGTGTGTCAGGTGACTAGGTGGGCAGGGCTTTGCCCAGCAGTCAACCTCCTGGGGGCCCCAGGCTCACATAGACATCCACAGGGTGGGTGGTGGGGCCTTCAGCTGACAAACTCTCCCCCTTGCCTTCCTCCCGAGGAGGACGGTTGTACTGAAAGACCGTCCCACCAGCGGTGTAGGACCCCGGGGGATCCACGGCCCAGTTCCCATTGATGATGGAGCGGCCCCCAGGGCCTCGAAGTGCTGGAGGGAGAGATCCAGAAGTCAGAGGCTGGTCATACTGTCCACCTTCCCATCAATTCCCAAACCTGTGGAACATCCCACCCAGAGCCTAAGATACCCCGTCATCTCACCTTCCTCTACCTCTCCACAAGGGGAGGGAGAAGGCCGTCCATTTCTCCCTGTGTGGCTTTTTGATGTGCTCAGTGGAGTGTGGAGGGTAGAACAAAGAGACCCGGAGTGGAACAGGACTTAAGGACCAGGAATCCAATCCGGGGTGCTCACCAAGGTAATTGGAGCTGGGCCGGAGTTGAGCAATCTGGAGCCGGAGGGCTCCAGCTGGAATCCACAGGATCTTCTGATAGCCCAAGGGACCCCCTCGGTCCGTGAGGTTCCCAGAAATGAGGCGACAGGTAGAATCATCACCTCCACAAACTCCACAGCCATCTGGTCGCCTGCCAGAGCCAAGGATTCCATCACAGCCAGGGCGCTGAGGAGAGTGAGGTGAGGCAGGGGCCACAAGGAAGCCAGGTACCACCTCACATCCCACCCTGGTCTACTCTAGACCCTCAGCTAAGCACCTGTCTTCTCTTTGTGCTGCAGGCAAGAGCCCACCATTCCCAGCCAGGCGTTCCTGTGTACAGGATCCTGGGGGGATCCTCCCAGTTTGGCTTGGCAGGGGAGAACTTTCTCCATGACTATCtcagtctgtttggtgttttttttgttttgttttgtttttttaatgtggtactggaatttgaactcagggcctataccttgagccactccaccagcccttctttgtgattttttttttttttttttgagacagggtctcttgaactatgtggctttgaaccaagatcctcctgatctctgcctcatgagtagctaggattacaagcgtgagccaccagtgcctggcctattTGGTGTTTTATTGTAATTACTTagagactctgtgtgtgtgtgtgtgtgtgtgtgtgtgtgtgtgtgtgtgtgttgcacacacatgcaccctGCTGTTCCTCACCAGACAGCGTCCAGCCACACAAATGTCGGGGGCTCCGGGCTGGCACAGGGTTCCATCCTGGACCTTTTCGGTGTGACGGACATAGAAGCGGAAGCCATGGGGGCGGCAGTTCAGTTCACAGCGTTGGGACCCCTGAACTAAGAGACAAGGGAGAAAGTGGTTAGCTGGGGTCCCTGGCAGGGTGGTAACTGGGAAAAGCCCCAGGTCCCAGACAGCTGCTGTGGGACATGCTGAGGCTGCCGAAG is a window from the Castor canadensis chromosome 11, mCasCan1.hap1v2, whole genome shotgun sequence genome containing:
- the Adamtsl4 gene encoding ADAMTS-like protein 4, producing the protein MEKWAGRPSLCVLLLLSLPQLCLDQEVLSGYSLQTPPEEGQVPEGAWGHWDQWASCSQPCGVGVQRRSRTCQLRPDLSPLLRPPRHPEALRSGGQGPRPQTSREAHPLYRPQPQGRGGPLQGPASQPRREEPQETQGTRRSRVRDPIKPGMFGYGRVPFALPLHRSRRHPRRLPGSELPKTSSGGERTLPSQTPRAEIFSANHGPQTQLLPTELSVHPPSLPAEPPQPETAQTGVSHRSSPAPTQPQPRAQASGRRPSSPTSSPGESGSFHESPQPRMPTSWGRASPQVAGRRPEPFPSVSWSHSRGQQSQGLWRPGGHPHRSVVEPAPHHPEGWLPLLSSGPHSSSLWSLFAPSSLVPKCSGESEQLRACSQGPCPPEQPDPRALQCAAFNSQEFMGQLYQWEPFTEVQGSQRCELNCRPHGFRFYVRHTEKVQDGTLCQPGAPDICVAGRCLRPGCDGILGSGRRPDGCGVCGGDDSTCRLISGNLTDRGGPLGYQKILWIPAGALRLQIAQLRPSSNYLALRGPGGRSIINGNWAVDPPGSYTAGGTVFQYNRPPREEGKGESLSAEGPTTHPVDVYMIFQEDNPGVSYQYVISSPPLVLTTVPPVSQLQPEMLRGEPPPPPVPRPARTPGTLQRQVRIPQMPAPSPIRTAPESPAGYWKQVGHSECSASCGKGVWRPVFLCVSRESGEELDEHSCAVGARPPASPEPCHGPPCPPYWDAGEWTSCSRSCGPGTQHRQLHCRQEFGGGGSSVPPERCGHLPRPNVTQLCQLRLCGHWEVTSPWSQCSVRCGRGQRSRQVRCVGNSGDEVSKQECASGPPQPPSREACDMGPCTTAWFHSDWSSKCSAECGTGIQRRSVVCLGSGESLREGQGEAGAGTSEQSCPPGSRPPDMRACSLGPCERTWRWYTGPWGECSSECGWGTQRRDVICVSKLGAEFNVTSPSNCSHLPRPPALQPCQGQACQDRWFSTPWSPCSHSCQGGTQTREVQCLSANQTLSARCPPHLRPARKRPCNSQPCGQRPDDQCKDSSPHCPLVVQARLCVYPYYTATCCRSCAHVLKPSPEEPA